In Asticcacaulis sp. SL142, the sequence TAACAGGTCAAGGTCGGCACATGATCTGGGCCCGCCGTCAGTATGTGTCCCGGCGGCACCCGCCACAGGCCGTCATAAACCACCCGGTGATCGCGCGGCAGTTGCCCGGTCATGAAATCGGCCACATCGGCCTCAATCAGTCCGACCTGCGCCAGATCACTGAACGGCGCACCCGGTGCGGCCAGCACCTTGGGTTCACTGGCCAAGGCCAGTCCGGCCCCGTCGGCGCGATAGAATAGCGGCTTAACGCCCATATGGTCGCGGGCGGCAAAAATGCGCCCCGTGTCGGCATCATATATAATGAACGCAAAATCACCAATGAAATGATCTACGCAGTCATCGCCCCACCGCCGCCATGCCGCCAATATCAGCGCCCCTTCGGACAGGCTTTCGTTCGTGATATCGAGGGCGGCCAGCAATTGGGGGCGGTTATCCAGCCGTGCATCGACCACGGCGCGCACAGTACGGCCTTCAAAAATGGTCGGCTGAGCCGGGTCTTCGGGCAGGGTGCGCATCAGCCCCATACCCAGGGCAGAGCGCCCCTCCGCCCAGACCTCGGTTCCATCCGGCGCACGATAGGGCATGGCCCGCAACATGGTTAATACCAGATCACGCGCTGAGGCCTCAAACGTCAGGAAAACACCGGCAATTGCGCTCAAGGGATCCGTGCACCCATCCGGGTCAGCAGCTTATAGCGCTCAAGCTCACCCGATTCATTGCCAACCACGACCTGATCGCCGCTCATGACCCAGGCGTGGGCCAACAGCCCCTTGTCGCCCGGTTTATCGCTCTGGGCGACACCGAGACATAACGATGACCCGAAACCATGCCGTTTCAGGATATATTGTGCGGTCATGGCCCGTGACAGGCAGGTCGCGCCGGGAATGGGTTTGGCGGTTTTAAACACAAACCATCCGACCCGGCGGGCTTCCCACGGCGGGGCCGGAGGCCCCTCAATTTCACGGATGTGCTGCTTTATTCGCTTGTATCCAAAGGCAAGGATATAGGCGCGGAAATAGAGGTTCAGCGCGAAATATTTGGTTCCCGACAGGATATTTTTCCAAGCCGTCTGCATGGCTTTATGTATCCAAGTTTGGGCCGACGGTCAGACGCTTTACGCGCTGACGGCAATCAGGCCCTGTTCTGACAATTGCGTCAGCAAAGTCTGCAAATCCTGTTCCAGAACGTCGGCACTGACATCATAGGCCTGCGTCATCGCGCCCAAAATATCGCCAATCGTCTTGGCCGAGCCTTCGATCTGCGACCAGACATAGGCGCCGGTCTGATTGAGGTTAAAATAGCTGCCGGTGCGTAAATCCAGCAGAGCCAGCCCACCGGCCAGTTCCGTGCCGACCACATCGCCCGACGCCGTAATGATTGAAGAATTCACCAGCGCCACGCAACCACTCCGGATTAAAAATTTTGAAACTAAGATAATATATGTAAAAAATGCCCGGCGACATAAAACCCGCCGGGCATTTTAGAACTCTTTACTCACAGGCCCGGCCTTAAGAGAAGGTCAGATCCGCAAACGGGGTGCCAACCGGGAAGGAGGCATCCAGCGTACCACCGGTACCCGTGTTCTGGGTGGTGGTTTCAAAGTCGCCGACCTTAGCAACGGTCGGGGCTTCGTAAACAGCCTTAACTTGCGTCATTTCAATAATCTCCGATATGGGGCGTACCCCTTTGGATAACGAAAAAAATCTCTCATATTCAGTGCTTAAAGTCAAGCCTAAGGATTTCTCAACATAAATGATGTATAGTGCTGCCAACTACTTTACATCCGTTTTTATCATTTCTTTTTATTGAGGACCGGCGCATGAGCCTTCTGTGTCTGAATCTGGCCCAACTGCTTGATCCCGGACACGCGCCCAAATCCCCAATTGACGCGCCTAAAAATACTGAAAAATCAATTGATTATGCCCGCAAAAACAAGCTTGGTGTGCTTTTTGCACGCACCCTCCCCCCCTACGAGCATGATGCACCGCACTATAAAGACTTCATAAGTGAAACCAAGAAGGTCGCATTAACCAATTCCCGCATCCTTCACCTGGTTCACAAAACTCACCTGACGCTAGAATCTGCGGGCATTAACCACGTATTTTATAAGGGTCCGCTGCAACAAAAAATTCTCTACGGCGACTTTTTTTCGAAAAAAAGTGTCGATGCCGACCTGCTCGTGGCCAGAAAAGACTTCTCCCGCGCCCGCGAAGTGCTTGTCGCCGCTGGATTTTCAGTTCCGGCAGAATGTCACCGTCTATGGTGGCGTCTGTTTCTGGGTGAGCAACACCTGTTCACTGATTCGTCCGGCCCCCATTCGGTCGATCTGCACCACCGTCTGCAGCAGCCCGGATCGCCCGCACCCCGCCGAGTTGACAGATTTATGAGCAATCCTGTTAAGGTTAATTTGGGCTCAAACAGTATTCCAACCCCAAACACAAAGTATATCGCGCTTATCTCGGCGATGAATCTTGTGAAAGCTATTTACAACCGTCAACCGGGTGGTAGCTATGCTATGGATCTGCTGACAGCCCTGCGCCAGATGTCGCCCGCAGAAATCAACGCCCTGCAACAGGAGGCCCGCCTTCAGGGGCTTTTCAATACTACACAATTTGCGGCACGTCTTTCGGCGCTTGTCTTTGGGGTCAGCGATCTGTTCTCGGACGAAGCCCTGACTTTACCGATCTCTGATGATAAACTCGAGCAGCTACTCTTGGCACCCGATGAAATGCTGGCGGACATGCCGCGCCGCCGGACGATGCTGCGCACCTTAAGCGATCACCCCGTCACGGATTTCCCCCTTGAGAGTGCGCGCTGGCTGATCTCGGAAACCGCCCGAATCACCCCCTGGCTGTAGGGCGTCGATATTTATCCGTTTGTGAAGCGCAGCAGGTGCGTGTTAACATTATGTGTTAACATTCTGGTCATAAATAATACCTGAAATAGACTGGCTACGGCCGCGTGCGGGCACCGGTCAGCCTTTTATATCTGACGCGCTCATATTTCAGCGGAAAAGCATTTTACATGAAGCCTGAAACCTTCGACATCGCGGCGGATCGCGAAGATATTCTGCAAATCCGCCTTGATCTGCGCTCCATCGGCTTTGATTATCGCCGTTATATATGGATATTTTTAGCGCTGTTTGTGGGCGTATTTGCGCTCACCTATCTCTATCTGAGCAGCCGCCCCAAGCTATATACCGCCACCGCGATCGTAGCCCTCGATGCCCGCAATGTGGCCCTGACCCCCGAAAATGAGGCTCTGGTGCAACTGCCTCAGGATGACACGCCGGAATCGCTTCAGGTCAATACGGAACTGGTGCTGCTGCAACAGGTGTCTTTGGCCGAGCGCGTTGTTGAGTCGCTAAAACTGGATCAGCATCCGGCCTTTGCGCCGCAACCGGTTGATCCCAAAACGGCAAACAAGACTGACACCAGCGCGCAATCCTCGCAACCCGCCCAAACGCCAGAGGAAAAGGCAGCCCAAAGACGGCGCGCCATTGCCGGGGCGCTATTGTATGGTCTGAAGATCAAACGCCAGGAAACCACTCGCATCGTCTATCTGAACTATTCATCGCCGTCGCCCGAACTGGCCGCCGATGTCGCCAATGAATGGAGCCTGCAATATATCGCCCAGAAGATCGATCAGAATCAGGCCGAACTGCAAAGTGCCGGCAGCGGTATGGCCGAACGGCTGGATAAACTGCGCGGCGAAGTGCTGGCCCGCGAAGAAGCTCTGGCTAATTATAAGGTCGCCAATAACCTGATGACGGTGGGCACAGCCACCCTGACTGAAAGCGAAATCTCAGCCCTGAACCGGCAGGTCGCCAGTAACAAACTCGATCTGGCCGAGCAGGAGGCAAAACTCGCCACCGCCCGCCAGCAATTGCAAAATACCGGCGTCAGCGCCGAAATGGCAGGCCCCGTTGGCTCACGCGTCCTGACGACCTTGCGCTTAAAACGCGCCCAGATCACGCGCCAGATTGCCGACCTGCAAACGACCTATGGCCCGCGCCACCCGCAGGTCATCGCCGCTCAGGATCAGCTTTCCGATATCGATCAGCAAATTCGTACCGAAGGCGACCGGCTTTTGTCCAGTCTCGAAGCCGAGGTTGATATTGACCGCCGCCGCCTCAGCCAGACCCAGTCCAGTCTGGGGGCCGCCACCGGCCAACTGGTCTACGCCAATAGCGCCAGCGCCGGTCTCAGCCAGCTTGAAAATGATGCGGCTGTGGCTCAGGAAATCTTTGAGCACTATCTTGACCTTTATAAACAATCCCTTACGGCCAATCCGGCGCAGAACATTCATGCCCGCCTGATCTCTCTGGCCCGTATCCCCGCGGCACCCAGCTCCCCCAATCTGATATTGGCCTTTGTCATTGCGCTGGGCCTCGGCACGGTGGCCGGTGTTGGCGGCGTGTTCACTCGTCAGATTTTTGAAACCGGCATCATCGCCCCCGGCGATATCGGCTATAAGCTGGGGCTGCCGCATCTGGCGACGCTCGTTAAGGTCAAATCCCCGTCCAAAAATGCGCCCCCCTCCTTGCCCGCCCCCCTGTCCCTGCCCGATTATGTCATTCAGAATCCGGGTTCCGCCTTTGCCGAGGGGCTTCGAGGTTTGCGCACCTCCCTGCTCTATACGGCCAATGATCATGGCGGGATTATCGCCATCACTTCGCCCCTGCCGTCGGAGGGCAAATCGACCACTTCGGTCTGTCTGGCCAGAGTCATGGCCATGTCCGGTCAGTCAGTGATTGTGGTTGAATGCGATCTGCGCCGCCCGGGCTTGAGCCGCGCTTTGGGGCGTCGGGCCGAAAACGGCCTGATCGAAGTGCTGCAAGGCGATGCCAATCTGGAAGATGTGATCCTTAATGACGATATCGGCGTTGATTATCTGCTGGCGCCGCGCAAGGATCGCGATGTCACCGGCGTATTCGAAGCCCCGATCATGGATCGCTTCATTACCTATCTGCGCCACAAGTACGATATTGTTATTCTCGATACGCCGCCGGTTCTGGCCATTGCCGAAACCCAGATTCTCACAAAATTTGCCGATCAGACCATTATGCTGGTGCGCTGGGCCAAGACCCCGATGCGGGCCGTCAAAGCCGCCCTGTCCAGTTTGAGACAAACCGGCGGCCCGGTGATCGGCATCGTCCTCACCCAGATGGATGAGCGGCTGTTCAAGAAAAGCTCAATGTACTGATATGACACTCTGGCAACAAAAAAGCCCGCGACCATAATGATCGCGGGCTTTTTTGTTTAGAGCGTTTTCCCAAAAAGTGGATCCACTTTTTGGATCAGAAAGAGCGACAAAACAAAGAATTAGAGCAAATTTCGGATCAATTCGATCGAAATTTGCTCTAACATGTCCGGGTGACCTACTCGGTGTAGTAGCCCTTGTAAGCCTTATAGTAGAAGCCGGAGTCGCCGTAGGCATATTTGGCCTGCTGGTTGACGTCGATCTGGCTGAGGGCCACACCGGCCATCGGCGCATCGGCACTGATAAGCAGATCAAGGGCCTTCTGGGCGGCGTCACGCGGCGTTTTACGCCAGTGTACCAGCATGACCACGGCATCGACCTTACGCACCAGAATACGGGTATCAACCACCGGCAGCACCGGCGCGGTATCCATAATGACCACATCAAAGCGCTCTTTGAGTTCAGCGATCAGGCCGTCCATCGACGGATCACCAAATACGTCGCGGGTGGTATAGCTTTCCGGCTTGACCGGCAGGAGCTTGACCTTACCGCCAGGACCATCGGTCAGGGCCTGATCAAGCGTGGCCGAGCCGTCCAGTACTTCCAGAATACCGGCTTCGGGTTGATCCTGAACATAGGCGTTGATCGACTTACGGCGCAGGTCGCAATCAACCACAACCACCGTCTGCCCCGCCATAGCGACAATCTGAGCCAGACACATGGACGCCGTGGTCTTACCTTCGCCGGGCAGGCAGGAGGTCAGGGCGATGACACGGGCCTGCTCGCCGTCACGGGTATAGAGCAGGGACGCTCTCAGGCTGCGGAAGCCTTCGGCAAAGACCGACAGGGGCTTCTCGGTCACATAGGTGACCGGGTCGGTGCGCTTATGACCCTTTTCAACCGTCGAGGCCAGATCCGGCAGACCAGCCAGATAAGGCTGGCGCAGATGACGCTCAACGTCCGTCGAGGTGGTCAGGACGCTGTCGAAGGCCCGACGCCCCAGAACCGCGGCGGCACCGGCCCCAAAGGCCCCAACCAGCGCCAGAGCGACGCTTAAGGAGACCTTGGGCGACGATGGGCCCATCGGCAGCTTAGCCTTAGCCACGATACGGGCGTCGGACTTAGCCATGCCTTCCTGCGACGAGGTTTCCTTGAAACGCTCCAGATAGGATTCGTAGAGGCTGCGGACGGCCTGAGCGTCACGCTCAAGCTCGTTCAGGCGAACCTGAGCGCGGTTATTACCGGCCAGCACGCCACGGGCGTTACCGACGCTGCCCGCCAGAGACGAGGTACGTTGACGCTGAACCTGAACCTGGGCTTCAAGGTTAGAGATGATACGGGCGATTTCGTTGCGGATTTGCTGATCTATATCGGCCTTTTCGCGCTTGGCCTTGATGATTTCAGGATGCAGCGGGCCGTAACGGGCCTCCAGCTCAGCCACGCGGCGGCTGACCTCGGCGCTTTGCGAGCGCAGATTGGCAACCACGCCGGAGTTCAGAGCTTCACCGACATCTTCACCGGTCGAACCGGCGGCAAGCTGACGGCGGGCGGTAGCCAGACGGGCTTCGCTTTCGGCTTCGTCAACACGAACCACGGCCAGTTGCTGATTGAGGCTGGAGATTTCCTGCTCGGTCAGGGTAGAGCCGGTCGAGCTCATCAGGTTATTGGCGATTTTATATTGCTGAACCGCACGTTCGGCAGCTTCGACCTGACCGCGCAGCTCATCAAGGCGCGAGTCGAGCCAGCCGGAGGCACTGCGGGTCGCTTCAAAGCGCGCTTCCATTTGCTGAGCCAGATAGAAGTTGGCCCACTCATCGGCGATGCGCATGGCCTTTTCCGGCGAGGTGCTGGAATAGCTGATATTGATGACGCGTGTCGTGCCCTCACGGCGCACGGTCAGACCGCCCAGCACGATATTGGTGATGATCTGCTGGCGAGCCTTTTTCTCCAGCGGCGTCAAGGCCGCTTCGGGGCGCTGAGGCTCGGTCACCAGACCAAAATATTTCTTGCGGGGATTAAGGAACGGGTTGAACTCCGGGTCCTTATCCAGTTCCAGCTCCCGAATGGCCATCTCCGCCAGTGAGGCCGACTTGATCAGGGACACTTCGGTATCGATGGTGGCGGCGTCCTGCGGCA encodes:
- a CDS encoding lasso peptide biosynthesis B2 protein — its product is MQTAWKNILSGTKYFALNLYFRAYILAFGYKRIKQHIREIEGPPAPPWEARRVGWFVFKTAKPIPGATCLSRAMTAQYILKRHGFGSSLCLGVAQSDKPGDKGLLAHAWVMSGDQVVVGNESGELERYKLLTRMGARIP
- a CDS encoding PqqD family protein, with the protein product MALVNSSIITASGDVVGTELAGGLALLDLRTGSYFNLNQTGAYVWSQIEGSAKTIGDILGAMTQAYDVSADVLEQDLQTLLTQLSEQGLIAVSA
- a CDS encoding lasso RiPP family leader peptide-containing protein; its protein translation is MTQVKAVYEAPTVAKVGDFETTTQNTGTGGTLDASFPVGTPFADLTFS
- a CDS encoding nucleotidyltransferase family protein gives rise to the protein MSLLCLNLAQLLDPGHAPKSPIDAPKNTEKSIDYARKNKLGVLFARTLPPYEHDAPHYKDFISETKKVALTNSRILHLVHKTHLTLESAGINHVFYKGPLQQKILYGDFFSKKSVDADLLVARKDFSRAREVLVAAGFSVPAECHRLWWRLFLGEQHLFTDSSGPHSVDLHHRLQQPGSPAPRRVDRFMSNPVKVNLGSNSIPTPNTKYIALISAMNLVKAIYNRQPGGSYAMDLLTALRQMSPAEINALQQEARLQGLFNTTQFAARLSALVFGVSDLFSDEALTLPISDDKLEQLLLAPDEMLADMPRRRTMLRTLSDHPVTDFPLESARWLISETARITPWL
- a CDS encoding GumC family protein; its protein translation is MKPETFDIAADREDILQIRLDLRSIGFDYRRYIWIFLALFVGVFALTYLYLSSRPKLYTATAIVALDARNVALTPENEALVQLPQDDTPESLQVNTELVLLQQVSLAERVVESLKLDQHPAFAPQPVDPKTANKTDTSAQSSQPAQTPEEKAAQRRRAIAGALLYGLKIKRQETTRIVYLNYSSPSPELAADVANEWSLQYIAQKIDQNQAELQSAGSGMAERLDKLRGEVLAREEALANYKVANNLMTVGTATLTESEISALNRQVASNKLDLAEQEAKLATARQQLQNTGVSAEMAGPVGSRVLTTLRLKRAQITRQIADLQTTYGPRHPQVIAAQDQLSDIDQQIRTEGDRLLSSLEAEVDIDRRRLSQTQSSLGAATGQLVYANSASAGLSQLENDAAVAQEIFEHYLDLYKQSLTANPAQNIHARLISLARIPAAPSSPNLILAFVIALGLGTVAGVGGVFTRQIFETGIIAPGDIGYKLGLPHLATLVKVKSPSKNAPPSLPAPLSLPDYVIQNPGSAFAEGLRGLRTSLLYTANDHGGIIAITSPLPSEGKSTTSVCLARVMAMSGQSVIVVECDLRRPGLSRALGRRAENGLIEVLQGDANLEDVILNDDIGVDYLLAPRKDRDVTGVFEAPIMDRFITYLRHKYDIVILDTPPVLAIAETQILTKFADQTIMLVRWAKTPMRAVKAALSSLRQTGGPVIGIVLTQMDERLFKKSSMY
- a CDS encoding GumC family protein, producing MKTRDNYGKSSSDDEAGLDLRGLIADFRRYSLLFGVVFCTAFVLILFPLLSQTPRYVASSAVMIDPRSVNITNASEQVLSDLPQDAATIDTEVSLIKSASLAEMAIRELELDKDPEFNPFLNPRKKYFGLVTEPQRPEAALTPLEKKARQQIITNIVLGGLTVRREGTTRVINISYSSTSPEKAMRIADEWANFYLAQQMEARFEATRSASGWLDSRLDELRGQVEAAERAVQQYKIANNLMSSTGSTLTEQEISSLNQQLAVVRVDEAESEARLATARRQLAAGSTGEDVGEALNSGVVANLRSQSAEVSRRVAELEARYGPLHPEIIKAKREKADIDQQIRNEIARIISNLEAQVQVQRQRTSSLAGSVGNARGVLAGNNRAQVRLNELERDAQAVRSLYESYLERFKETSSQEGMAKSDARIVAKAKLPMGPSSPKVSLSVALALVGAFGAGAAAVLGRRAFDSVLTTSTDVERHLRQPYLAGLPDLASTVEKGHKRTDPVTYVTEKPLSVFAEGFRSLRASLLYTRDGEQARVIALTSCLPGEGKTTASMCLAQIVAMAGQTVVVVDCDLRRKSINAYVQDQPEAGILEVLDGSATLDQALTDGPGGKVKLLPVKPESYTTRDVFGDPSMDGLIAELKERFDVVIMDTAPVLPVVDTRILVRKVDAVVMLVHWRKTPRDAAQKALDLLISADAPMAGVALSQIDVNQQAKYAYGDSGFYYKAYKGYYTE